A region from the Aphis gossypii isolate Hap1 chromosome 1, ASM2018417v2, whole genome shotgun sequence genome encodes:
- the LOC114125374 gene encoding translation initiation factor IF-2, mitochondrial, with amino-acid sequence MFNTAGKISLLCNFVRSSPLRVCYNELFKANIYSSNTLRKKRRPREEKKTIIPPVINLKPKQNKTIDIWKNMSVSELSNATGIPVDNVLKIIDLSQNSHINFEPTSLIDNVSVLREIVKKCGFKSNLTSNPNTNKKSSDDHLKDAIKRPPAPYDSTITRHPVVTIMGHVDHGKTTLLDTLRNASVAKSEFGAITQHIGAFPVVLENGKKITFLDTPGHAAFATIRSRGAHVTDIVVLVVAADDGVKEQTIESIRMAKHAKVPIIVAINKIDKPTANIERCKKMLQTQGGLDLEEFGGSVQVVQISALHGTNFNDLIESILTQAEILDLRADPNPPAEGVIIESKLDNQKGKLATVLVQRGKLLNNSILVAGTAWGKIRIMMDHQNNVLQEANPSDAIQLIGWKTLPQAGQEFLQVSSDKRAREVIDYRLSKSIEQKQNEDSIYISSKLEEHNKEYQNHLAEKKKGIIFKRTRFSKVYQERQLENRKNVKDEEICLNVVIKGDVIGSVEAILDVLETYESNQCKLDIIHYGVGNVCATDIEYADTFKAIIYAFNVGSLRDAEENARQNGITIKKHNIIYKLVDDIKEEMNNCLPPVEVEDVQGEANVIQEFLINENKKKIPVAGCRCTSGTLKKAALFKVIRDPDTVLYRGKLSSMRHLKDEVATIKANMECGIRLEDANIRLNPGDKIVCYTLREQQQKITWETGF; translated from the exons atgttCAATACTGCTGGGAAGATAAGCTT attgtGTAACTTTGTACGTAGTTCTCCATTGCGAGTATGTTATAATGAACTATTCAAGgctaatatatattcatccaacacattaagaaaaaaaagaaggcCTAGAGaggaaaaa aaaactatTATTCCACctgttatcaatttaaaaccaaaacaaaataaaactattgatatttggaaaaatatgaGTGTATCAGAATTGTCAAATGCGACTGGAATACCCGTAG ataatgttcttaaaataattgatttaagtcAAAATtcacatattaattttgaacctACAAGTTTAATAGATAATGTTTCAGTTCTTCgtgaaattgttaaaaaatgtggatttaaatctaatttaacaTCAAAccctaatacaaataaaaaatcatccgATGACCATTTAAAAGACGCTAttaaaag accTCCAGCGCCATATGATTCAACAATTACAAGGCATCCAGTTGTGACAATAATGGGTCATGTAGATCATGGGAAAACCACTTTATTAGATACTCTTAGGAATGCATCTGTAGCTAAATCTGAATTTGGTGCTATTACACAACATATAGGCGCTTTTccag TTGTTTTGGAGAatgggaaaaaaataacatttttagacaCACCTGGACATGCAGCCTTTGCCACTATCAGAAGTCGAGGTGCACATGTAACAGATATTGTTGTATTAGTAGTAGCAGCTGATGATGGAGTCAAGGAGCAAACTATTGAGTCAATAAGAATGGCTAAACATGCAAAAG ttcCCATTATTGTGGCAATCAATAAAATAGACAAACCTACAgcaaatata gaacgttgtaaaaaaatgttacaaactCAAGGTGGATTGGATCTTGAAGAATTTGGTGGTAGTGTACAAGTAGTTCAAATATCTGCCTTGCATGGTACCAATTTTAACGACTTGATTGAATCAATTCTGACTCAAGctgaaatattagatttacgCGCTGATCCTAATCCTCCAGCAGAAGGTGTAATAATTGAGTCAAAACTTGATAATCAAAAAGG aaaattagCAACAGTTCTTGTTCAACgtggaaaattattaaataatagtatacttgtAGCTGGCACTGCCTGGGGAAAAATACGAATAATGATGGATCATCAAAACAATGTTCTCCAAGAAGCTAACCCATCTGATGCAATTCAATTAATTGGTTGGAAAACCTTACCACAAGCTGGACAAGAATTTTTACAAGTTTCTTctgat AAACGTGCACGAGAAGTAATTGATTATCGATTATCTAAATCTAttgaacaaaaacaaaatgaagatagtatttatatttcatcaaaACTTGAAGAGCATAATaag GAGTACCAAAATCATCtggctgaaaaaaaaaagggtaTCATTTTCAAAAGAACACGATTCAGCAAAGTGTATCAAGAGAGGCaattagaaaatagaaaaaatgtaaaagatGAAGAAATCTGTTTGAATGTTGTGATCAaag GAGATGTCATTGGATCTGTCGAGGCAATCTTAGACGTATTAGAAACTTATGAAAGTAATCAATgcaaattagatattattcattatggtGTAGGTAACGTATGTGCTACTGACATTGAGTATGCTGATACTTTCAAag ctATAATTTATGCCTTTAATGTTGGTTCATTAAGAGATGCTGAAGAAAATGCTAGACAAAAtggtattactattaaaaaacataatataatctataaactaGTAGATGACATAAAAGAAGAAATGAACAATTGTTTACCTCCAGTTGAAGTTGAGGATGTACAAG gggAAGCTAATGTAAttcaagaatttttaattaatgaaaataagaaaaaaatcccAGTTGCCGGATGTAGATGCACAAGtggtacattaaaaaaagcaGCACTTTTTAAAGTTATCCGTGATCCTGATACTGTTCTTTACAGAG gtAAATTATCATCTATGAGGCATCTAAAAGATGAAGTGGCTACAATCAAGGCAAATATGGAATGTGGGATACGATTAGAAGATGCAAATATTAGACTGAATCCAGGGGATAAAATAGTGTGCTATACATTGCGAGAACAACAACAAAAGATTACCTGGGAAACTGGTttctaa
- the LOC114125358 gene encoding myogenesis-regulating glycosidase-like isoform X1 produces the protein MANFLVFYLITLAFSSVCLASKDIVLFLDNKSKLQVEHGKITNEKSLKLNFHEDCIDKDPSVCTPKTKGNEHYLQYFSQSEKQECKNYEQIAQSMNDVLELCVNMGNSSWYGGSETTFQHWPLNKLEWTNTPYLTRELGTQAVVESYFFNSDGYYIHIDESVPLFVDINGPRPGQMCFTAKVVAPYRKTRNLMQYQVCKYKNARVAHERAIKDLLGMPTSIPDPYVIKYPIWSTWARYKVNVNTSTVRQFAQEIIDHGFPRGTFELDDKWETCYGSAEFNTSRFENIKELVNELKSKGFKTSLWTHPFVNLDCPCHEVAKTKGYLVKSTSNTTNTTWWNGNGSYVDFTNPEAAAWWSNALRNLLAKSEIDTLKFDAGESSWSPQLPVFHDNDLTYYPDNIVNAYLKTISSFGNGIEYRTSRRSQEFGRLLRMMDRNSRWDFELGLPTLITSLIQLNMVGYPFVLPDMIGGNGYDNLPPTKEMYIRWMQANLFMPVVQFSYTPWDFDQQTVDICRNLMNLRANYTDTIIELMRSSVGKGTPLNPPVWWIDPMDPVAQVIDDEYLLGENILVAPVIVEGATSRDVYLPFGLWRDENHPNSHLITGRKWLRNYPAKLDVLPWFTRVKGGPNMFQ, from the exons ATGGCTAATTTTTTag ttttttatttgataacatTGGCATTTTCGTCAGTATGTTTGGCGTCAAAGGATATTGTATTGTTCTTAGATAATAAGAGCAAATTGCAAGTGGAACACGGAa aAATAACCAATGAAAAGAGCCTTAAGCTTAACTTCCATGAAGATTGTATTGACAAAGATCCGAGTGTTTGTACACCAAAGACAAAAGGCAACGAACATTATTTGCAATACTTTTCACAATCAGAAAAACAAGAATGTAAAAATTACGAGCAAATAGCTCAATCGATGAACGATGTCTTAGAATTATGTGTCAATATGGGGAACAGTTCTTGGTATGGTGGTTCCGAAACGACTTTTCAACATTGGCCTCTGAATAAACTCGAATGGACGAATACACCATACTTAACTAGAGAATTAGGCACCCAAGCA GTCGTTGAGTCTTATTTCTTCAACTCTGAcggatattatattcatattgacGAGTCTGTCCCTCTATTTGTAGACATTAATGGCCCACGACCTGGTCAAATGTGTTTTACAGCTAAAGTTGTTGCTCCATATAGAAAAACTAGAAACTTAATGCAATACCAAGTATGCAAATACAAAAACGCTCGAGTAGCGCACGAAAGAGCTATTAAAGATTTATTAGGTATGCCTACATCTATACCCGACCCATACGTAATAAAGTATCCAATTTGGTCGACGTGGGCAAGATATAAAGTTAACGTTAACACGTCCACTGTCCGACAGTTTGCTCAAGAAATAATCGATCATGGATTTCCTAGAGGTACATTTGAACTCGATGACAAATGGGAGACTTGCTATGGTAGTGCAGAATTTAACACATCTAGATTTGAGAATATAAAAGAGCTTGTTAATGAATTAA AATCAAAAGGTTTCAAGACTTCTTTGTGGACACATCCGTTTGTGAATTTGGATTGCCCTTGTCATGAAGTCGCCAAGACCAAGGGGTATCTTGTGAAAAGTACATCAAACACGACAAATACTACATGGTGGAATGGAAATGGATCTTATGTTGACTTCACAAATCCCGAAGCAGCTGCATGGTGGTCAAATGCTCTTCGTAATTTACTCGCAAAATCTGAAATTGATACATTGAAATTTGACGCAGGAGAAAGCAGTTG GAGCCCACAGCTCCCAGTATTTCATGATAACGATCTGACTTACTACCCTGACAACATCGTGAACGCATATCTTAAAACTATTTCATCTTTTGGTAATGGTATTGAATACAGAACATCTAGAAGAAGTCAAGAATTTGGTCGTCTTTTAAGAATGATGGATCGTAATTCTCGGTGGGATTTTGAACTTGGACTACCCACTTTAATAACATCTCTGATACAATTGAATATGGTCGGATATCCGTTTGTTTTGCCCGATATGATTGGTGGAAACGGCTACGATAACTTGCCACCGACCAAAGAGATGTATATTAGATGGATGCAAGCAAACTTGTTCATGCCAGTTGTACAGTTTTCGTACACACCTTGGGATTTCGATCAACAG ACCGTAGATATATGcagaaatttaatgaatttgcgTGCTAATTATACTGATACCATTATTGAACTGATGAGAAGTAGTGTAGGTAAGGGTACGCCGTTAAATCCTCCAGTTTGGTGGATCGACCCAATGGATCCGGTTGCACAAGTAATTGATGAcg aATATCTTTTGGGTGAAAACATCCTTGTAGCTCCAGTTATTGTAGAAGGTGCTACTTCCCGAGATGTTTATTTACCTTTTGGGTTATGGAGAGACGAGAATCATCCCAATTCACATTTAATTACTGGTAGGAAGTGGTTGCGTAATTATCCTGCCAAACTTGATGTTCTTCCGTGGTTTACGAGAGTTAAAGGTGGTCCGaatatgtttcaataa